AATTACCAATTCCCATGCCAAATGCTATTGTTGCAATAACAGCCTGATAAGACTTTTCCAAccattttttgtgaatttctttcTTTTGGTGAGGCTCAAGTTGTGCATGATATGGAGCTACCTTAAGACCTCTAGCTTTCAAATCTACAGCCAAATTAACACTGTCATTTATGGTAGTGGTGTAAATAATTCCTGTCTGATGCACATAATCctcttttaataatttttctaaataatccAACACTGCTTCTTTTGTTGATGGTTTAGATAATACCTTGTAAAAAAGATTTGGTCTATTGAAAGGTGCTGTAATTATCATACAATTTTCAAGACTCAACATTGTTTGGATATCTGTTAAAACAGACATTGTTGCAGTAGCAGTTAAGCCAATAAAAGGTACTTTAGCTAGCATTGGCCTGAccaaacccaaataaccaTAGTCAGGTCGGAAATCATGTCCCCAAGTGGAGCAACAGTGGACTTCATCtttaacaaatgaaattatttttttaatagcaaTGTACAAAAACTTACCAATTGCTACCCGTGCAATTCTATTAGTTTCATAacatttctttaaattagACATGAACCTTTTACTTTTGGCAATCCATTCAGGAGTCacatataataattttaaaggtgAAGTTTTATCACTCATCTGCTCATAGATAATTTTAACTTCTTCTTTTGTAGTGCTAGAATGGATAGTCTTTCCATTTATGCCAAATCTCTTAAGAGCTATTAGTTGATCTTCTATAAGTGATATTAAGGGACAAACTATTAAAGAGAATCCTGAATCAACAAGTGCTGGTAGCTGATAAACTAATGactttccaccacctgttggcATAACAAGAAGTACATCTTTTTTTGATAATGTTGCATTAATTGCAGCCAGCTGCTTGGggcgaaaaaaatcaaaatggaaTTTCTCTTtgaccaatttttttatagtgtCTGACCACTTAAACTGACGTTCTATCCATTCACTGTTCAAATTACGATTTGTTGCTtcaattttatgtttattttcttgatcacATCTTGAtctttttaaagtttttaatttatttgaagccTTTGAATATTGCTTCTTAACGTCTTCAAGTTCTTGTTCCAACTTTTTCactttcttaaataattttgagcaCTCGCTTTCGACCGTTTCTAATTCCTTATCAATTTGTTCCTCTTGCGAGTCCATCTTTTTCTAAAAACGAtcatgatttaatttaaattttgaaaatcacaccTAACCTTCTTCGGAAGATTAATTTGGTTACCAACTAAACAactaaattgcaaaattgttTCTGGTGAAAACAGTGCTGCCACTTTTGCATTATTCCTAACTTCGTTCAAGCCAAATCATTGCATTGCGGTAAAATTAGCAACAAAACAGTGACGTACGTGGAGGCTGGAGGTAAGCAACTATAGAAaaaagtgagttttttttaattcagttaaataaattaattcgaattaaacaaaGTGAATACATTATTTAACTGCGAAgcgtttttgttgaaattatttttgtacggtttgtaatttgaaaatttgctgATGTGGGCtttaattttaaggttatattggAATAAGATTTATCCCACTGTCTTTATCCGTGATTCTATTTTTAACAAGAATGATAAAGCATTGTTTTGTTAATCCTTAGGCATTAGTAAATTATGACAGATTTACCAACTGAACTTGAATTTCCTCTCTGGGGCTTATTACCAAAGAAGGAAACAGGAGTTGTTACGTTCACTACTAAGCATCCTGAATATGATGGAAGAGGTACTGTAATAGCAATTTTTGATTCAGGAGTTGATCCAGGAGCACCTGGTTTGCAGGTATGATTATGAAAATATGTACTGCTAAGTGTACCTGTTCAGTACACAATGCTACTTAATTACTAAGTGTACCTGTGTATGCTTAGAAGTTAAGTAGCATTGTGTACTGAACAGGTACACTTAGTAGTTATTTTGTCATTACCTATTTCAGCTTTTTGTAGAAAACATCTGatggaaaaattaaagtaattcacAGGTTTGACTGTAGTGGCTGTGGAGATGTTAACACTAGTACGATTGTACAACCAACTGATTCAGTTATAACAGGACTCACTGGTAGAAAACTTAAAGTaatgaaatatcaagtgaTGTAAATAACTTTAGTAATATATTTGCCAACAGATTCCTGCTCAATGGAAAAATCCCACAAACAACTATAGAATAGGTGTGAAACATGCCTACGACTTGTATCCTGAAAGACTGCAAGAGCGTATGGCATCTGAATACAAGGAGAAAAAATGGGATGAATATCACAGAAAATCAGTAGCTGAAGCAAACAGACAACTAATCGAATTTGATTCAAAACACACAAGTTTGTTATATCATGTGTAAAGAAAAGtagaattatttgtttttttaaggttCAAGCTTGTCAGACACGGAGAAGCTTACAAAAGAAGATCTTGAAGCTAAATTGGAAATATTGACGACCAGCGAGAAGAAATTCCACGACGCAGGTCCTGTTTACGACTGCGTTCTCTTTCACGATGGCGAGAAGTGGCAGTGTTGTGTGGACACAACAGAGCAAGGAGACCTCGAACGATGCCATGTTCTAGGAGAATACAGTCTCACTCACGAATATTTTCCTTTAACGTCTTCAGACAAACTGAATTTTAGCATGAACGTACACGATAACGGGAACATTTTGGAATTAGTAGGTCTATGCTGTAGGTGTCATAATTTGTGATAATACGTTTAGTAATGAGCGCGATTTTAGCAAGTCACGGCACTCACGTCGCCTCAATCGCTTCTGCGTTTTTTCCGGATTGTCCGCAAGAGTGCGGTGTCGCACCTGGGGCGCAAATTGCCTCATTCACTATCGGCGATGGTCGATTAGGCTCGATGGAAACTGGTACCGCACTGGTCAGAGCCATAATCAAATTAATGGAGTTATCAAAGGAACAAAAAATTCATGTAATTAACATGAGCTACGGCGAGCATGCGCACTTCTCAGATGCCGGGTAAGGTTCCTGGTGTAAGATGCAAATTAAAAGCCCGACAGACGCTGAATTGATTAAGATTTATGCGTCAGAGATGCAGATGTGGTCATGCCATTGGACTTTGTCCTTTGGAGGTAAATGACCGCGTTTAGAGAAGAATGCACTGGATTTGTGGACAAAATTTACGCGTTCGTTTTATCAGTATAAgatgtttaataaattttaattttgttgttgacGTCTATGTTGAAGTTCAATACGATTTATAAAAAGGCGGCTGTGGAAAACAAAACTTGTGAAAACGTGACGTCACTTCATCGTACTGAGCGGTGATGAAGGCGTTAAACGAGTCAAAATACAAAGGCAGGTGATTGTTTGGTTGCATATGCGTTCGTTTTCTTCGTTCCCACTTCGAAAATTGGACACTTGTCATGACTATTTTCAGTCTTCGGatgaaaaccattttttaaataaaatctagGTAAATGTCACAATTGACAGGTGACAGTTAATTAAGTTACCTGCTTGTTTTCAGAAATTCTGATTTCCATGGCCGttcttgtattttttgttgatcgtATTGTAgtgtttgtaaaaataattcagtttatgaacaaataatattaatacgGTCAAGAGTTCCATCATGTTTGTATTGAAgaggaattaaaataaaatctccaAGAACTTGGGAATGTTTGAAAcattctgaagtaaaaactgTTTCTAGGCGAATAGGAGAATTGATGAACGAAGTAGTAAATAAATATGGCGTGATATGGGTTGCATCTGCTGGAAATCACGGTCCAGCGCTAAGCACAATCGGTACTCCTCCAGATATAAGCCAGGAAACTATCATAGGTGTTGGAGCATATGTATCACCTGAGATGATGGTGGCCGCATATTCCATGCGTCAGAAACTACCAGgtttataaaatacaaaaatctgtGCACCTATTAACGTTTACAAATTTAAGAAATGCCTTTTACTTGGTCGTCTCGGGGTCCATGTATAGATGGAGGAATTGGTGTAACTGTGTGTGCCCCAGGGGGCGCTGTGACCTCGGTTCCTAACTGCACACTTCGGTACTCGCAATTGATGAACGGTACTTCAATGGCGTCTCCACACGTTGCCGGTGCTGTTAGTATAATATTGTCAGGGCTTATGCGACTGGACTGTCCTTATTCGCCATTCAGTGTTAAGCGAGCTATAGAAAATACAGCTTTTATATTGCCAGATGTCGAAGTATTTGCTCAAGGAAGTGGTTTACTTCAAGTAGATAAATGTTTCGATTTCTTAGTTCAACATAAAGAGGTTCCAGAACGCGACATTCGGTTTCATGTCAGTTGTGGATCGTCCAATTCCAAAGGAATTTACTTGAGATCGAAACCCACAAATACTTGTTCCTCTTATAACATCTCGGTAGAGCCGCACTTTTTAGATTCGGATAACGTAGCAGCTGacgttaaaattaatttcaacatGAAGTTAGCTTTAGTTTGTAACGCTTCGTACGTGAGTTGTCCAACTCATTTAGACTTATCGAACGCGAGTAGAGTGTTTGCTATTAAAGTCGATCCAACTGCATTATCTGTTGGTGTTCACAGTACGTTTATTAGCGCATTCGATGTACAATCTGTCGCAAAGGGacctgtttttaaaatacccaTAACTGTAATACAACCCTACGAGATTGCATCATCCAAACATGCAGTTTCGTTCACTTCGGTTCTTTTCAAACCGAATTCAatcaaaaggcactttttggtgGTCCCACATTTCGCTACGTGGGCCGTTCTGCGCATGTCTTCGACAGATCCAAAAGGCGTTGGAAGATTCGTGGTCCACACCATGCATTTGTTGCCCAAACAGAGCTGCAAAACTTTAGAATCCAATAAAGCCGTTACCGTCACTTCAAATGTTGACTCCATTATTAGTTTTCAAGTTCGAAGTAATGTTGTGTTAGAAGTTGCAATCGCCAAGTATTGGGCCAATCTAGGAGACCTTAATTTAGATTATTCGATATCTTTCCACGGAATCAAACCAAATCAAGAATCGATCATGATGCACGCAGCAGATGGCATTCACTCACTCGAAGTTACTTCTTTACAAGGAGAAGAAATTCTACCATCAAtcactttgaaaaattccgtccaaattttaaagtaaTGTGCCGCCAGCGAAAATGATCGCTTTTATTGTTGAGTTATTTCACAGACCGAATGAAGGAAAAGTTTCACCTCTCACTTCAAGGGACGTGATACCACCCAGTCGTCAAATTTATGAATTGCTTTTGGTGTACAGTTTCACGCTAACCAAATCAACAGAAGTATCGCCGAATGTAGCGCTACTAAGCGACGTTTTGTACGAATCTGAGTTTGAATCACAGCTTTGGATGCTTTTCGATTCCAACAAGCAACTTTTGGGTTGCGGTGATGCTTACCCTTCAAAGGTATATTATACAGTAATCTTGCAACAGCGAACATCATGCCCTTTAATTTCCAGTATTccataaaattagaaaaaggtGACTACGTCATTAGGTTACATGTAAGACACGAAAAAAAGGAGTACCTCGACAAACTTTCCGACGTTCCTCTTCtccttcaacaaaaattgagTAACGCTATCAATTTAGACGTGTACAACAGCTACTTGCAAGCAATAGTTGCCGGTAAAAAAGCGAACGTGAGTCACGGATTGCATTCCACAGTGATGCCATTTTACATCGCCCCCTTACCAGCAGACAAGTACGCCGCTTCGCGCACCGCATCTCTTGTACTCACGAAAATTTCTAGATTTGTAGCGAAGTCCAACAATCCAGCACAGTTACTGACAGGGTACATCAGTTACTGCAAAGACGACTTGGGTAAAAAAGTTGATTCGCATCCGTTTAAGTATGTGCTCCTCGAAGGctcgtcaaaaaaatcttcaaatggCACTAACAACAGTTCCGATAAGTCCAAACTTGACGAGTGCAAGGAAGCAGTGAGAGATCTCAAGACACAGTTTTTGGGGAAAATGGGTAAGTGCGCGGGTGGCGAAAGTTTTTGTCGCTTAACGCAAGTCGTAGATGTCGCCAATGCCGAGAAACTCTACGAGGAATATACTGGCGAGTTCCCCGATCATCTACCTCTGCACACTGCGTTTTTGCAAGTTTTGGATCCCTTGGATGTTAAAAGAGCCCTCCCGAATTTGGCATCCAGGAGTTTTCAGTTTACCAAGGAcactcaaaacaaaattacatctGTTTGCGATAAAGCACTGGAGAGCTTAAACGAAGAATCGATTCTGGCGTTCACCGCTATGAAGGCGGATTTGCGTCCCGACGcatcgaaaataaaaacgtcTGTTTTTGTGTGAATTTTTTCCACCCGTTATCAACGTACTTTTTAGGGCAATGGATCAGAAGAAAAACATCTACCTGGAGTGCTTGTGTCGCAAAGGTATTGCTTTGTGTCGACTGTATTTTCTCGAGGAGACCAACAAAAGCGAAATACTGGAGTCGGTTTCGAAAATTTGGAAGAGTTTTGTGCGTTTCGTTGACCCAAGCGATTCGAAGGTAttgttttgtgattttttatttgtgatcATTACCGATGTGTTGTAGGTCGTAACGTcgtatattatttattttatgttgtGGCACGCCAAAGTGTACAAGCAGTTTGGGCGGTTGTTAAAATACGCCATCAGATTACAGGATGAAAGGCCGAGTAAAGAGCTCGAAGAGAAGATAATTGAATTATACAAGTTGAACGAGTGGGAATATCTGGCTtcacattttttaagaaatttaccTTCAAAATTCCCCTCTGCGTATAGgccattttaaataattaatatatcCAAATTAAGCAATGTTTAGTATTTTAATGTTATCAATTGCATTtagcataattattttattttgtgttacggGTAGTTGTTATGTTTGTtctgtttccaaaaatttaaattacttttattaaGTATGTATTCCGACAAAGCTTTTGAGAGAATGTTATATTTGTtctgtttccaaaaatttaaattacttttattatgtattcCGACAAAGCTTTTGAGAGAATGGGCACGATTTACGATAGTGTAAATTAATGCATGCTTATTTTTCCTGAGAAAGTGATTATCAATTCATATTATTTCTTGTTACCTGTGCTGTTGGAGtgaacttaattaaaattatgaagtattttttgttttcatttcaaattcgtatttttttttgtaaatcctgtatttattttttcttacaaAATCTTAGAATATGTCAGATCGGTGAGAGAGTTCTTTTTTCCAGCGAGGTCAGTTCTGGGTGCCACACGTCGACTATGAGTACAAGTCTGAAGGTTGTTCCGTTATGCCACACTTCATGCTCGAAACTGtcgtcaaaaattaatacttcCCCATTTTTCCAACTCCTTAAAATACAAATCCGTCAGTTTACATCACGGAATCGTTTCCGATGAATATTTAGGCCAAACTCGACTGTTGCATTCAAATCGGGGCCATCAAGGTCATCTATTGCTGCCTCGCAAATTACCGTGTCCAAGACAAGTCAAAATTgagcaaattcaaaaaaccccggcactgtcaaaataaaatgtttggttaacttcttgttttgactgtatttagttattaaattttaaattgtttgtaGAAGGTACTAAATAGTAAATACGTCAAATCTAgtaacaaaaaataagttatGTCCTGtttaaaacactttttttacatttttttgttcctcTCAATACATAAAATGCTGTGACCCACTTCTCGTGAAGTAATAAAGCTACCCTAGTTcgttttgacagttttcaatttttaacaaaatacatatgattaattgattaaattaaaaatgtcaacaaatgaataatttaaaaaatcatggATACCAGCCGGTAAACGAAAATAACTAGCGAGTTAACCAACCTAACGACTAAAAATTTTGGTTTTGACAGTcgatgttttttgaatttagtGTAGCAATGAAGTCAATCGATTTTCAATggattttttaacaattgaaTACATATGATGGTTCTAAATTGTCACGAGTCAGTATGTATTACTTACCTGATCTCGTCGGCGACCCGGATGTAAGTACGTGGGGGCACTTTTAAGCCCAAATGTACCCTCAACCTACAGTTAGTTGGTCCACAGTGAGGCCACACGTGCGTTGTGGGATGCATCACACTAAACTTCGTTTGTCCTCTTTTACACCCTCTAGCATCCGGTATACTATCGATGATTTTGCAAGTGATGGGACACTTTTTGCagttttctacatttttttgccCTCTAGCGAACAACTCGAATTGTTTCCAATCGCCGGTGTCCTTCAAGTTCTCCGATTCACTTTGAAACAGATCGTTTTTATTCATAACTGAAATGCCTTCGTCGCGAATCTTTTGCCAGTTGGCTTCCAAAACCGAGTACAAAAATTTGTATGGAGTTTCTTCTTTCTTCCACCAAGGTTGTCCCTTCAAACGATCCACATTGTACAGAGAACGCTGATACTTCGACAGGAAAAGCTTTTGTTCGACTCCATCCTCGTAAACCTGAAACTCACCTGATTTGACACTCGATGAAATACGGATTTCGGTTACTCAAATTATGAAGATAAAGCTTGTTGTTACCTTCATGGCTTCTTCGGTTCTTCCGAGACGAGCTAACGCATCTCCCAGGTGAAAATAGAAACGTCCATCGATCACTCCAGGTGCTCTTGTGGAAATTCCTCTTTCTAAATAAGATATCGAATCGTGGAGATTGTTGTCGACCGTTTTGAGAATAAAACCATAATGTACCAACGCAAAACCATCATTTGGATACTTCGACAGAGTTTCTTGTAACATCATTCTAGCTTTCTTCACCCTGAAaagaaaaactgaaattttcttcgacatgtacattttttttggtacCTGTTTACTGTTAAATAACTAACGACTAACTGATTTCGATGCTTGGGCTCTTCCGGAAAGCGAGTTATTAATTTAAGATGAACATCAACTGCGCGATTGTAATTacctaaaaatacaaataacaaAACCAAAGAAAAATAATCGCGATAAGTGAACCAATACCCATAAATCTAAGACGATTAATGCACCTCTCAGCCGCTGCTTCAAATAATGGATCTGGGACGTCTTCGAGATCCAAAAGTTTAAAGTACGTTGCGATagctttttgtaaaatttcgtTACTTCGTTTTTGGTCGGCTAACACATCTAAAGCTTGAGCCTTCCCGTACAAACTTCTGGGTGAAGAGGAATAGTTTTGGAGGAGGACATCAAAAAGCTTAATTGCGTAAGCTGTATtctaacattaaaataaaaaagacaaaaatattaatcaaaAGCAAACCGTTAGTAAAGTTAATGTTAATtcgtattttataaaaatgtgaacgcaatcgtttaaaatttatcaacAATTTCGGTGATGTAGATGGAATTAGTGCggaatttaacaaaaaattgttgataaGTTTGCGAAATTgtaccaaaatatttttaaatctcattAAGAACAAACaacactttattttttaataacactcCAGAAAAGGCGATTGGCTgcttaaattgtaatttacacacaaatctacaaaaattaaaacaatcaaaaacaTAACAATAGCTAGGAAAGATATTTATTGgaatttttccgtaaattattcctaaagaaaataaatccaCTATATAATTGTAATGAATTCGATAACAACGTTCACttacattttgaatatttttatgcgCTTCGtcgattttttgtttgatttttacgtCATCTTTGTTCGTTATGTTTTCATATTCGTAAGTTTCAGCGTCCGATTGCTTGTCGGAATCGGACTCTTCTGGTTCATTATCATCACGAACATTCACACCTAGAAGAGTTCATTTAACTGAAACGTTTTACCATCAggacaaaaattaaacaacagcGTAACAACGAATATCTCTACAGAATAAACAATACAAACAAACGGCACGGTTACTGGAATaatgaattgaaaaattgttGGTTCTTTAATCTGGATGAATTTATAATGAATGGTCAAGTATCGCAAAATAGATTAAtgtaaaacatgtttttcCGGTACACGAGAATATAacggtaaaaaaaaacaacgcaACAAAGTACACAGAAGCTTCTTATAAATcgaataaatgaaataaaagtaAAGCAAAAGAATAGTCAGTCTGCAGttcataaatgaaattattacgTTTCCAGGACGAAAACTGTTCGTCGAGGTCTTCTCGCTTGTCAGCTTGTTCTCCCCGTTTAAGTTTACCATATTTGGCTTCTAATCTTTTTAACAACTCCTCATCGTCGTCTTCCTTCTCGTATTCAGCCGCGTCCGACTCCTCTTCCTCTTCATCTTCGACCTCTTCATCCTCCACATCTTCATCATCATCCTCCTCTTCGTACTCTTCATCGTCGGCATCTGCCGGCTTACACTGATACTCCGGTTCACTTTCCGGAGTCAACGATCTAGTATACGTCGTCCTCAGCTCTTGATATTTAGCTTTGGCCGATTTTACTTCGGGTCTATCCTCGTCGCTTTCTACTTCGCCATCTTCGTCTGAATACTCTGAGTTAAATACAACATTAATAACATCGCGAGGGTCAATTGCCGACAAAAAGTTTCGAACTGTAACGCATAGTTCCAAACATTTTGCGCTTTGCAAGTACCTTCGTCGGCGTTATCTTCGATATCTTGTTGGATTTCTTGGAAATCTGGCGGGACTACGATTGTATTTCTTCTGGAGAGATCTGGAAGTTGCTCGTCCTTTGCGGGAGTTTCCGCAGATTGATTTGctttacaacaaatttatgATAGTTAACATGGTTTAATCTGCGTAGGTGCGATAAAGCGCTTGACGGTCGTGAGACAGCTGCTGCgttattgtttaattatttgcGATACGACACAGGTTTCTAAGTAAAAAGCGAAAACTTGAGAAATACATCATGGGATACatcgatgaaacaaaaattaataccagGAAATGCAATACTGTTAGTGCAGAGATAAATAAAAAGCAAGAGGCACGTacaacatacaaaaattttgaacaagaGGATTAACACTTAGAGCATGCAATTACTGACCAGACTTCCACTTTCTAACCAGAACGACGTGTGCTACTACCAAAAGAGCCACGCCAACGCCAATCTTAACAACCACTGTAACATACAGTAGTTTCTGTCAATACATTATTTGCATTTCCTGATTTAcatttgtgtaaaaaaagaaCCAACAATATCAGTCTTAATTCATTACAGTAAAACTTAATTGAACGACTACCCGTGAGAATGAACTTActtttagaattttgctgATCGTCTTCTTCCTCTTTTTCaccttcttctttttcttttttatcttCTTCATCTTCATCCTAAAATATCGATCGTAAGATCTTCGCCCCTCACTCTCTATTTATCGTACCTCGTTTTCTTTGCTTAATTGCTGTTCAGCAGTTTTCGTTTCTTCACTTGCTTCTTCTTCAGACTGTTCTGCAACATCGTTCTCCTCAGATGCGACCGGTTTATCATCGTCATCTTCATTTTCATCTTCGTCATCTTGACCTTCCTCCTCTACGCTGTTGTCAACATCTTGCGCTTCCTCATCCTCTGCTGCATTCTCGTCGGATTCTTCATCTTCATTGATATCTTGTAACTCACTCTCATCGTCATcattttcttcttctgctTCCTCTGATTCCACGTTTGGCTCGTCGTCTGCCGTCGTTTCTTCATCCTCttcctcctcctcctcctctTCATCATCTTCATCTTCCTCGGTCTGAGGAACTTGTTCGGAcgcttcttcttcttcatccTCCTCATCTTCTTCCTCTTCTGTCTGAGCTACTTCCTCCGACCCCTCATCCTGTCCTTCCTCCTCCTCCTCTTCCTCTTCGTCTTCTTCGTGATGCTCTTCATGTGATTCAGTCTCGTCGTCTCCATGATCATCATCTTCTAAAGAACTTACTACATGATCTCCATTATCGTCGTGACTTATACTATTATCTATCCAGCCTTCAAATAATTGTGAAAAACGAGATTCTTGATCTACCGTGTCTACtacaaaatcattcaaattcgGTACTCAGTAGTTTTCACAACAACTAACCTAAGTAACTTACAGTCTGTTAAACCTCGATGTTCGGTTATAATTAAACCAATCAGAATTGCGAGAGCCGAgaataaaagaaagaaaattattttagcgCATATTCCACCACCTGTTCCATCTTCCTTGTGCACATGGATGTTTAAGTCTTCATTTTGATTAGTCGAAATGGGCACTTGGGGTGGTGTCGGTATTTGTTCAGTGCTGTCATCTACaagtaacaacaatttatAGTTACTTGCGGTACCACATTTACTCAGTAATGTTAGATGAGCAAAAGCACGCGAACTAGTTAGTTAATACCATGTAAAttctttataattaaaaatagatgTTTAGCATATTTAGAATAGAAAATCTAAATATATCCATCTGATATGTCTTacctttctttctttttttatctttacgtTTTCTTGGTTGAACATCGCCCGACATTTTGGGCCgggttttttatttaaaatatatacCACACCACCATAAAAACTTTTGCCTGAATCGCACTATTTAGATGTGTATTTTCACCATGCGATAAGCGAGAGAAACGTATGAGCTTTATTTAGAACCAAAAAACGACGTCGAAAGTTCACGACAAGTTCCGATTACACCtaaaataagttaatttaacTTAACACACATTATAACACACCGCAGGGCGCATGGCCCCCCGAAAACACACCGATTTTCATAAACATTTATACAATTACAACCTTATAATTGGTAGTGACTATTCTAAGAATATATGAAcaactaaaaaaattcaaaattcaataaaaaacataataaacaaTAGACATACGTACTTACACTTCTTTTGTGTTCTACATTcgataaataattaacatacATACATTACAAATTGTACCTATAAAATCAGTGATGCAAGTCTGATTATCTGATTTGGGTAATAGGTACACACCGCCCAACAATTATCCCAtcattttgtttcttaagtaCCTATAGAGACCAGGAAAACCTTTGTAcccctttttaagcaaattgcgcGCACGGAGGGTTGTGAGATTTGGCATAGTTAAGGTGGAGAAGGagtgcagaaagataaaatttatgtataatatacagggcatccaaaaaaaagagacaaatccatagctcccttatttatcggagaattttaattgtctatacaccaaattaaatggttgtgaataagctataaaatggcgtactaaattcacgtaaaacccaaagtgcttcaaggttaaagtgtcaaaatatttttttcaaatacggacacatacttttttttactaattctgatagagatttttattttgaaaacaacaatgtataaTGTATGACATGTGTAACGTCAtataagaaaatttgtttaaaaaataacactacattttgaaacaaatgacgagcaccaagcgagaagctatcaaaattcattgcgttagaatgtaataaattaaccaaattaagtt
The sequence above is drawn from the Tenebrio molitor chromosome X, icTenMoli1.1, whole genome shotgun sequence genome and encodes:
- the Asph gene encoding aspartyl/asparaginyl beta-hydroxylase isoform X1 translates to MSGDVQPRKRKDKKRKKDDSTEQIPTPPQVPISTNQNEDLNIHVHKEDGTGGGICAKIIFFLLFSALAILIGLIITEHRGLTDLDTVDQESRFSQLFEGWIDNSISHDDNGDHVVSSLEDDDHGDDETESHEEHHEEDEEEEEEEEGQDEGSEEVAQTEEEEDEEDEEEEASEQVPQTEEDEDDEEEEEEEEDEETTADDEPNVESEEAEEENDDDESELQDINEDEESDENAAEDEEAQDVDNSVEEEGQDDEDENEDDDDKPVASEENDVAEQSEEEASEETKTAEQQLSKENEDEDEEDKKEKEEGEKEEEDDQQNSKMVVKIGVGVALLVVAHVVLVRKWKSANQSAETPAKDEQLPDLSRRNTIVVPPDFQEIQQDIEDNADEEYSDEDGEVESDEDRPEVKSAKAKYQELRTTYTRSLTPESEPEYQCKPADADDEEYEEEDDDEDVEDEEVEDEEEEESDAAEYEKEDDDEELLKRLEAKYGKLKRGEQADKREDLDEQFSSWKRVNVRDDNEPEESDSDKQSDAETYEYENITNKDDVKIKQKIDEAHKNIQNNTAYAIKLFDVLLQNYSSSPRSLYGKAQALDVLADQKRSNEILQKAIATYFKLLDLEDVPDPLFEAAAERCINRLRFMGNYNRAVDVHLKLITRFPEEPKHRNQLVVSYLTVNRVKKARMMLQETLSKYPNDGFALVHYGFILKTVDNNLHDSISYLERGISTRAPGVIDGRFYFHLGDALARLGRTEEAMKVYEDGVEQKLFLSKYQRSLYNVDRLKGQPWWKKEETPYKFLYSVLEANWQKIRDEGISVMNKNDLFQSESENLKDTGDWKQFELFARGQKNVENCKKCPITCKIIDSIPDARGCKRGQTKFSVMHPTTHVWPHCGPTNCRLRVHLGLKVPPRTYIRVADEIRSWKNGEVLIFDDSFEHEVWHNGTTFRLVLIVDVWHPELTSLEKRTLSPI
- the Asph gene encoding aspartyl/asparaginyl beta-hydroxylase isoform X3, which gives rise to MSGDVQPRKRKDKKRKKDDSTEQIPTPPQVPISTNQNEDLNIHVHKEDGTGGGICAKIIFFLLFSALAILIGLIITEHRGLTDLDTVDQESRFSQLFEGWIDNSISHDDNGDHVVSSLEDDDHGDDETESHEEHHEEDEEEEEEEEGQDEGSEEVAQTEEEEDEEDEEEEASEQVPQTEEDEDDEEEEEEEEDEETTADDEPNVESEEAEEENDDDESELQDINEDEESDENAAEDEEAQDVDNSVEEEGQDDEDENEDDDDKPVASEENDVAEQSEEEASEETKTAEQQLSKENEDEDEEDKKEKEEGEKEEEDDQQNSKSVNVRDDNEPEESDSDKQSDAETYEYENITNKDDVKIKQKIDEAHKNIQNNTAYAIKLFDVLLQNYSSSPRSLYGKAQALDVLADQKRSNEILQKAIATYFKLLDLEDVPDPLFEAAAERCINRLRFMGNYNRAVDVHLKLITRFPEEPKHRNQLVVSYLTVNRVKKARMMLQETLSKYPNDGFALVHYGFILKTVDNNLHDSISYLERGISTRAPGVIDGRFYFHLGDALARLGRTEEAMKVYEDGVEQKLFLSKYQRSLYNVDRLKGQPWWKKEETPYKFLYSVLEANWQKIRDEGISVMNKNDLFQSESENLKDTGDWKQFELFARGQKNVENCKKCPITCKIIDSIPDARGCKRGQTKFSVMHPTTHVWPHCGPTNCRLRVHLGLKVPPRTYIRVADEIRSWKNGEVLIFDDSFEHEVWHNGTTFRLVLIVDVWHPELTSLEKRTLSPI